The following nucleotide sequence is from Paenarthrobacter ureafaciens.
GGACGCTGGCAGGACCTCGACCAGGCAACGGAGCTCTTCGACGTCGTGGGCAAGTCCGTCATCCACGTCGGTGAGGCAGGCGCAGGCCATGCTGCCAAGGCACTGAACAATCTCGTCTCGGCCGCATCGGTTGCCGCCACCGTCGAGGCCTTGCGGATCGGTGAACGCTTCGGCATCGACCCAGCAACCCTGACAGACGTCCTGAACGCCTCGTCCGGGCGCAGCAACACCTCCGAAAACAAGGTCCGCCAGTTCATGCTCAGTGGCACGTTTGGTTCTGGTTTCCCTATCGGTCTCATGACCAAGGACATCAAGATCGCCACTGCCTTGGCCGATTCCCTCGGGGTCGCGGCCAATTTCAGCCACGACTGCGAAAGCATCTGGCAATCAACCCTCGACGCCGGCCACGGCGCCGAGGACCATACGAGGATGTACGAATTCCTCGTTACCCCCACCCCGGCTTTCGATGATGAAAGGCAAATCCATGCATGACTTCGCCAAGGTGCTGAACACCGCGACAGAGGACTTCGAGTTTAGCCGTGAGATCCGCTACTACAGCGGTAAACTCCACGTCGCCATCGGCGACAAGGCCTGGCTCGCCGAATACGACGACGGCAAACTTATCACCGTGGGACCGTCAACTACGGATCCCGGCGATGCTGCGATC
It contains:
- a CDS encoding NAD(P)-dependent oxidoreductase, with amino-acid sequence MGAVGFIGLGNMGYPMASRLADAGYRLIVSDQAERVVERFLNDNPGSASATDVSAWQDADIIITMLPNSAIVEAVLTGGGVAAAASLNTLFIDMSSSEPLRSRQLGKHLEDQGMRYLDAPVSGGVRGAESGQLAIMVGGRWQDLDQATELFDVVGKSVIHVGEAGAGHAAKALNNLVSAASVAATVEALRIGERFGIDPATLTDVLNASSGRSNTSENKVRQFMLSGTFGSGFPIGLMTKDIKIATALADSLGVAANFSHDCESIWQSTLDAGHGAEDHTRMYEFLVTPTPAFDDERQIHA